The Chloroflexota bacterium region CAGATCGCCGAAGCCCTGGCCCACGAGGTGGAGCGCCAGCGCAAGAACATCGTCCTCATCGCCTCGGAGAACTACGCCAGCAAGGCCGTCCTCGAGATGATGGGCTCGCCCCTCACCAACAAGTACGCCGAAGGCTACCCCGGCAAGCGCTACTACGGCGGCTGCCAGTTCGTGGACGTGGCGGAACAGCTCGCCATCGAGCGCGCCAAGCAGCTCTTCGGCGCCGAGCATGCCAACGTCCAGCCCCACAGCGGCGCCCAGGCCAACATGGGCGCCTACTTCGGCCTCCTGGAGGTCGGCGATACGGTGCTGGGCATGCGCCTGGACCAGGGCGGCCACCTCACTCACGGCAGTCCCGTCAACTTCTCCGGCAAGTACTACAAATTCGTCTCCTACGGCGTGGACCGCGAGACGGAGCTGCTGGACTATGACGCCGTCCGCGCCCTGGCCAAGGAGCACCGCCCCAAGCTCATCGTCGCCGGCGCCACCGCCTACCCGCGCATCATCGACTTCAAGAAGTTCCGCGAGATCGCCGATGAGGTGGGCGCGAAGCTCATGGTGGACATGGCGCACCCCGCCGGCATCTTCGCCGCCGGGCTCCATCCCTCGCCCGTGCCCTACGCGGACGTCGTCACCTCCTCCACGCACAAGACGCTGCGCGGCCCCCGCGGCGGCATGATTGTTTCGAAGAAGGCCCTGGCCCCCGCGATAGACAAGGGCGTCTTCCCCATGGCGCAGGGCGGCCCCCTCATGCACATCGTCGCCGCCAAGGCCGTCGCCTTCGGCGAGGCGCTCAAGCCCGAGTTCAAGACCTACCAGCAGAACGTGATAGACAACGCCCGCACCCTAGCCGGCGAGCTGGGGAACCGGGGACTGCGAATCGTCTCCGGCGGCACGGACAACCACCTCATGCTGGTGGACCTGAACCCCATCGCCGTCACAGGCCAGCAGGCGGAGAGCGCCCTTGAGGCGGTGGGCATCGTGGCGAACAAGAACGCCATCCCCTTCGATCCGAAGCCGCCGCGGGTCACCAGCGGCCTGCGCCTGGGGACGCCCGCGGTCACCAGCCGGGGCTTCGGCAAGGGCGAGATGGTGGCCATCGCGCGGCTCATCGCCGCCACCCTGCGCAGCATCGGCAACGAGCAGGAGATGGCGAAGGTGAAGGACGAGGTCCAGACCATCGCCGCCAAGTTCCCCGTGCCGGGCTTGGAGTAGGGGAAAGGTTAGAGGAGCAGGGTTCCGGGAAAGCCCTTCCGTAGTTTTCCCAGGAATCCTCTTTCTCGATCCTGCCCTTGACCTCTAGACCTTGCTCCCTGCTCCCAGAACCTCTGCCTCCTCCTTGCCCCCTCCGGCCCGCCCCGTGCTATAATAGCCGTTGGTTTTCGACCCCCCTTTCCTGAAAGAGGCTTTTGTGCGCAACTACGAACTTGTCATGTTGGTGAGCCCGGAGATCGCGGACGACCAGGTGAACACCGTCGTCGAAAAGGTGACCGGCTATGTCACCACCCACGGCGGCAAGGTGGCCGAAGTCAAGCCCTGGGGCCGCCGCAGGCTTGCCTACCACATCGGCAACTTCCAAGAGGCCAGCTACGTCCAGGCCAACTTCTCCATGGAGCCCAAGCACGCCAAGCAGCTCCAGAGCGACCTCCAAATCTCCGAGCAGGTGATCCGTCACCTCCTCCTCAACGCCGACTAGGCGACCAAAGGGAGCGGCGCGTGGTAGGGCTTAACAAAATCTTGGTCATCGGCAACGTGGGGACGGAGCCGGAGATGCGCTACACCCCCAGCGGCCGGCCCATCACCACCTTCCGCATCGCCGCCACCCGCAACTACACCTCCGGCGGCGAGCGCAAGCAAGAGACCGAATGGTTCACCGTCGTCGCCTGGAACCAGCTGGCGGAGCAGGCCAGCAACTTCCTCAAGAAGGGCCGCCGGGCCTACGTGGAAGGCCGCCTGCGCTCCAACCAGTGGACCGGCCAGGACGGCGCCACCCGCTTCCGCAATGAGATCATCGCCGATCGCATCCTCTTCCTGGATCGCCAGCCCGCCGAGGGCCAGGGCGAAGAGGCCCAGGCTCCCGCCCCAGAAGGCGGCGAGGCCGTGGATGCCGACGATCTTCCCTTCTAGCCCCATAGCCACCATCACAGCACCGGAAGGACAGCAATGAACGAACGATCATCAGGCGGCGGCAGATTCGGCGGACCGCGCGGCGATAAGGGCGACCGCAAAGACGGCGGCAGGGGCGGACGCCCCCGCTTCTTCGCCAGGCGCAAGGTTTGCTCCTTCTGCGTCCAAAAGACCAAGGCCATTGACTACAAGAACGTGGACCTGCTCCAGCGCTTCGTCTCCGAGCGCGGGCGCATAGACCCCCGCCGCAAGACGGGCACATGCGCGCGACACCAGCGCATGCTCACGGAGGCCCTCAAGCGCGCCCGCCACCTGGCCCTCCTGCCCTTCACCTTCGACCACGTCCTGGAATCACGCATCATCCGGGCACCTGGGCGCTAGGGGTTCCCGGGCGCAGGCATCCTTGAACGCCTCGCCTGCGTATACCCTGTAGAACCTGCCATCGCGAGGACGCACCGTGGCACAGCGACGCCGTTCCGAGCGGAGAAAACAGGAAGCCCCCCAGCCGGTCGCGCCGGTTGACACGTCGCGCCGCCGCAAGCCTCCTTCGGGCCCGCGCAAGCTCTCGCCGCTCTTCTTCATCATCAGCGGCCTCCTTGTCGTCGTGATCATCGTCGTCCTCGTCGTCAACTACGTCGTCTCCGTCAAGCGCCCCGGCGATCAGCCGATCCTCCAGGTCAATAACAAGACCTTTACCTGGCGCTATTACGTGGACATCCTCAAGTCCCAAAAGCTCGGCTCGGATGCCCTGGGCGGCCAGTTCAACCCAGGCGTCGCGCCCTACCAGCTCATGCAGACCCTGGCGGAGAACGAGCTGATCCGCCAGGCCGCCCTCCGCGAAGGCCTCAAAGTCACGGATGAAGAGATCAAGCAGGAGATGATGAACCGCCTGCTGGACCCGAAGCCCTCGCCGGACACGCCCAAGTCCCAAGTAGAGCGCGAATTCCAGGTCAAGCTGAGCAACTATCTCAAGATCACTCAACTGCCCCGCGGCACGTATGAGGACATCGTCTACCTGGACCTTCTGCGCGATCAGCTCCGCAACAAGCTCGGCGCGAACCTGCCGAGGGTCCAGCCCCACGCCTTCGTCAACCAGATCGTGGCAGGCGATCAGACTCAGGTGGAGGCCATCCAGAAGCGCCTCAAGACGGAAGAGTTTTCCAAGGTTGCCCGCACCGCCTCCGTGGATGAAGAGACGGCCAAGGAAGGCGGCGCCATCGGCTGGACGCCGCGCCTGGTCATCAATGACCTGGACACCCTCTTCTTCGGCCTTGAGCTCAACCAGCTCAGTGACCCCATCTCCGCCAAGGAAGGCGTCTACATCATCCGCATCACCCAGCGCACCGGAGATAAGGCCCGCATCCAGGCCATCTTGGCCAAGGACTTCGCCTCCGCCCAAGAGGCCAAGCGCCGCGTGGAAAACGGCACGCCTTTTGAGACCGTCGCCGCGGAGGTCGCTACGGATCCTCAGCTGCGCGCCGGCCGCGGCGACCTAGGGCTCATCGGCCCCGGCGATCGCGGCGGCATCTTTGACCTCTACATCGCGGGCATCCCCTTGAATACAATCACCGAACCCGTCAACCGGATCAACCAGACCGTCTTTTACATGATCAGCCAGCGCACCCAAGCCCTTGAGGTCTCCGAGAAGAACCTGGAAGTCTTAAAGACCCGCGCCCTGGAGGCCTGGCTCCGCCGGGAATGGGACTCGGGCCGGATCAACTACTGCCCCAAATCGCCCGACGATTGCTTCAGCAACCTGGACGTGGACAAGGCCCTCGGCGAGATCGGCGATGTCTCCCGCACCAAGTTTGAAGATTCGGCCACGGCCACCGCCCAGGCGCGCCAGCGCGGCAGCCAGTCCCGCTTCTAGCGCGGCTCCGCATCGCGTACAATGATTCCCACGTCTCGCCTGGCCGTCTCGTTGCCGTAAAGGCCGCGCCGGACAGCCGATAGCTGAAGAGAGCCGCGCCCCGTGAGCGATCCCGCCATCTCCGCACCCAGCCAGGGAGCCCACAAGGGCGTCCTGCGGGCCTATGGCGCCTACCTGCCCCTCACCGGCAAGACACCGCTCCTCACCCTGGGCGAAGGCGATACACCCCTGGTGCGCTCCCAGAACCTTGAGCGCGAGCTGCAGATCGGCGCCCTCTACTTCAAGCTGGAGGGCTGCAACCCCACCGGCTCCTTCAAGGACCGCGGCATGGTCATGGCCGTGGCCAAGGCCCTGGAAGAGGGCAGCAAGGCTATCATCTGCGCCTCCACCGGCAACACCAGCGCCTCAGCCGCCGCCTATGCCGCCCGCGCCGGCATCCAGTGCGCCGTTGTCGTCCCCAAGGGCAATATCGCCTTGGGCAAGATGGCGCAGGGCATGGCCTACGGCGCCAAGGTCATTACCGTGGAGGGCAACTTCGATCAGGCCCTCCGCATCGTCCGCGAAGTCTCGCAGACGCGCCCCATCACCCTGGTGAACTCCGTCAACCCCTACCGCATCGAGGGGCAGAAGACCGCCGCCTTTGAGGTGGTTGACGCCCTGGGCGAAGCGCCCGATTTCCTCTGCATCCCTGTGGGCAACGCCGGCAACATCACCGCCTATTGGAAGGGCTTCAGGGAATATCACGAAAAGAAGAAGGCCAAAAAGCGCCCCAAGATGATGGGCTTCCAGGCGGAAGGTGCGGCCCCCATCGTGCGCGGCCACCCGGTGGAAGTGCCCCAGACCATCGCCACCGCCATCCGCATCGGCAATCCCGCCAGCTGGAAGAGCGCCGTGGCCGCCCGCGATGAGTCCGGCGGCGAGATCGGCATGGTGAGCGACGCTGAGATTATTGAGGCCTACGGGCAACTGGCGCGCAAGGAGGGCCTCTTCTGCGAGCCCGCCTCCGCCGCCTCCTTCGCCGGGCTGATCAAGCTTCGCCGTAGCGGCCTCGATCTTTCCAAACAGACCGTCGTCTGCATCCTCACGGGCCACGGACTCAAGGACCCGGACACCACCACAAAAAACGTCAAGGCCGATATCGTCCCCATCATGCCGGACCTCCCCGCGCTTGAGGCTGCGCTAGGCTTTCGATAAGCTCCCTTCTGTCAACTTGTTCTTCCCTCTCCATATCTGGTAGATTGAATAGTCTCCGTCTCTCCCGACCGATCCCGTATCTCTCTGCGTGGCCTTCCCACGCCTAGGAGGCGAATCGTGGACTCCCCACGGATCAAGTCAGCCGTTAGAGACATCATCAAGTCCATCGGCGAAGACCCCAAGCGCGAAGGCCTGACCGATACGCCGCGACGCATCGCCGAGATGTATGAAGAGCTCTTCGCCGGCCTGAAGCTCGACCCCAAAAAGGAGCTTGAGGTCGGCTTCGATGAAGGGCACCAGGAGATGGTCGTGCTCAAGGACATCCCCTTCTATTCCATGTGTGAGCACCACTTCCTCCCCTTCTACGGCATCGCCGCGGTGGGCTATCTGCCCAATGGGCGCGTCGTCGGCCTCAGCAAGCTGGCGCGCGTCGTTGAGATCCTGGCGCGTCGCCCGCAACTCCAGGAGCGCCTCACCTCCCAAATCGCCGATACGATTGATGAGGCCATCAAGCCCACGGGCGTCGGCGTCGTCATTAAGGCGGAGCACCTCTGCATGACCATGCGCGGCATCAAGAAGCCCGGCTCCAACATGGTCACCTCCGCCGTCCGCGGCAGGTTCAAGCAGAGCCAGGTCACCCGCGCCGAGTTCCTCTCCCTCATCCAGGACTGACGTGGCCTTTTCGGTTCACACCGAATCCTTCGAAAGCCTCCAGCGTGAGTGGCGCGACCTCGCCGCCGCTTCGCCCACGCGCTCTGTCTTCACCACACCCGCCTGGCTTCACACCTGGTGGCAGACCCAGCGCACCGGCGAAGAGCCGGCCCTCCTCGCCTTCCGCGATGGCGGGCGATTGCTGGGCCTGGCCCCCATGATGCGCTCCGCCGATGCCGTCCGCCTCCTGGCCGCGACGGACGTCTGCGACTATCACGATGTGCTCTACCGCCCGGAGGCGGAAGAGGCCTTCTACCCCGCGCTGGTGGGGGCCTTCGAGCGGCACGGCTGGCTGCGTGTGGAGCTGGAAGGCATCATCGAGCTTTCGCCCACCCTGCGGAGGCTCACTGGCGCCGCCCTAGGCAAAGGCTGGACGGTGGAACAGCAGGTGGACGGCGTCTCCCCGGAGATCGCGCTCCCCGCATCGTGGGAGGCCTACCTGGAATCCCTGGACGGCAAGGACCGCCACGAGCTGAAGCGCAAGCTGCGCAAGCTCACCGGCGCCGGGCGCGTGGACTGCTTCGACGCCCTGGACCGCCAACCCCTAGCCGAGGTGATGACCACCTTTGCCACGCTCATGCGCTCAAGCCGGGAGGACAAGGCCCAGTTCCTCACCCCCGAGCGCGAGCGCTTCTTCCGCACCCTGGCGGAAGCGATGCAGAAGGAGGGCTGGCTCCGCGTCTACTTCCTCACCCTGGACGGCCACGTCACCGCCGCCTCCATGTTGTTCGATTATGACAACGGCTTCTACCTTTACAACAGCGGCTACGATACGCGCTACGCCCCCCTGAGCGTGGGCCTTTTGGTAAAGGCCCTCTGCATGCAGGAGGCCATCGCCAAGGGACGCAAGCTCTTCAATTTCCTGCGCGGTTCCGAACCCTACAAGTACAGCCTCGGCGCGAAAGATGTCCGGCTCCACAAGCTCACCCTCAAGAAGGGATAGGTTTCCCTTGGCAACTAGGTACGCCTGCCGTATCCTCATCAGCGGAGACTGCTGAATCCATGCGCATCGCCCTTATCAGCGTCCACGGCTGCCCCACGGCGCGCCTGGGCGCAAAAGACACCGGCGGCATGAACGTCCTCCTGCGGGAGACGGCGCGGGAGCTTGGCCGCCTAGGCCACACCGTGGACGTCTACACCCGCACCCACGATGTGCGCGACCCGCAAATCGTTCCCATCGGCCAGGGGGCGCGCGTCATCCACATCAACGCCGGCGACCTCGCCACCGCCAAGCGCGACCTGGCGGCTCACCTGCCCCAGTTCACAGAACACCTCGCTGATTACGCCCAAAGCATGGGCCTCCGCTACGAACTCATCCACGCGCACTACTGGCTCTCCGCGCCCGTCGCCTTCACGCTCAAGGCGCGCTGGGGCCTCCCCGTCGCCGTCAGCTTCCACACCTTGGGCAAGGTCCAGGGCATCGTCCGCGCAGGCGAGCCCGATGCCAAAGACCGTATCCCCGCGGAGGAGATGGCCGTCGCCCAGGCCGATGCGATCGTCGCGGGCAGCCCCCATGAGATCGAGCAGTTGGTGAACCTCTACGGCGCGCGACACGACAGGGTCTCCCTGGTCCCCTGCGGCTTCGATCAATCGCTCTTCAAGCCCATCACCCGGCGTGCGGCCCGCGATAGCCTGGGCCTCAACGGCCATAAGATCGTCCTCTTCGTCGGACGCATGGAGCGCATCAAGGGAGCGGACATCCTCCTGCGCGCCGTCGCCGCCTTAGATAGCAGCCTGGACTCCCAGCTCATCGTCATCGGCGGCAGTGAGGCCGACCCCGAGCGCCGCCGACTCCAGCGCATGGCGCGCGGCCTGGGCATAGAGCACCGCATGCTCTTCGTGGACGCCGTGCCGCAGAAGGACCTGCCCCTTTATTACAGCGCCGCCGATGTCTGTGTTGTCCCCTCGTTCTATGAGACCTTCGGCCTGGTGGCGCTGGAGGCCCTCGCCTGCGGCACGCCCGTCATCGCCGCCAAGGTCGGCGGGCTCCAGCACACCGTGAGCCATGGCAAGACGGGCTACCTGGTCCCCTGGCACTGCCCCGAGCCCTACGCGGAAAAACTGGAAGTTCTCCTCGCCAACGACCACCTGCGCGAAAGCCTGGGCCAAGCGGCGCAGGCGGCGGCAAAGGGCCAGTCCTGGGAGGCGGCGGCAAAGCGCGTGCTGAGCGTCTACGAAGGATTAGTGAAAGAAGCGACGAGGGTTTAAAGCCTCTTCTCCCACCAATCGATATCGTAGATACGCTTGAAGCCGACTGCTTTGTAGAGCTCCACTGCCGGCGCATTATCGGCGTAGACCGTCAGCTCCACCGCAGTCGCGCCCCGGCGCTTCAGGTCCGCGATGCTGGCCTCCAGCATCGCGCGCCCCAAACCCTGGCCCCGGTAGGCCGGGTCCACGCCGATCATCCAGATGATGCCCGTCGCCCCGCCTTTGCCCTTGTTCACGCGCGTCCAGCAATAGGCGGCGGGCGCGCCCTTCACTTCGAGAATCAGCGCATCCTGCACCCTGCTGCCGCGCATCCGCAGGCGGTAGCGCAGCTCCTCCGGAACGTTCGGAGCAAAGCCCCAGCTTCCGCCAAAGGCCCGGTTCTGGATGCCCGTCACCAGCGCCTCTTCGCCGGGCTGGAGCCGCCGCACCGTGATGCCTTCTTTCGCCTTCGCCGGGGCCTTCCACCGCGCCGCGTCAAGGCGCATCTGCCACTGGCGCTTCACCTGGGCAAAGCCGAGCCTCTTGTAGAGCGCCGCCGCCTCGCGGTCGTGCCCCTGAGCAGAGACGTGCGCCAGCTTCGCGCCCAGGCCCCCAGCATGCGCCAGGCATCGCGCCAGCAGCGCCTCCCCCGCCGTCACGCGCGCCTCCGCAGGTGCGGCCCCCCACTCGATGACGGCGCGACCGATGGGAAGCTCCGGCACCACCAACGCGTAGCCGCCAGCCCTGCCGACGTTCATCGCGAGGAAGCAATCACGCCTTGGGCGAAGGTTCGGCTGGCCCAGATAGTCCTTCGCATCTGCCGCCGTGTAGCGCGCGCCAGGCCCCCGAGCCGCCCGCACGATGCGCGCATAGGCGGCGAAGTCGGCCTGGGTGAACTTTCTCAGCGTCAGTCTGCTCATTGAACGCCTTCTTGAACGGCTTGGGAACCGCCCGATATCCTACCACGTAGACTTCTGGAGCGCCCCCTGCGCAAACTGGGGCATTTCCTTGACGTTTCGAATGTGAAAAGAGTAACATAGTTGGGCGCCCAAACCAGGAATCGGCCATGTTCGCGCGCCTTCGAGAGGCTTATGTGGAAGGCATTGATTACTTCCGGGCGATAGTCAGATGGTTGCACGCCATCGCCGCTGTGGTGTGGGTGGGTGGCAGTATCTTTTACCTCTTCGCCCTTCGCCCATCCCTGGCGGAAGCCAACCTCGCCGCCGCCAGAGGCCCCTTCGAGGCGCTCATCAGCAAGCACTTCCGCACCCTAGTGGACGCCGCCATCATCACCCTCATCCTCACCGGTGTCATCATCACCTTCGATCGCCTGCAATCGGCCCCCATCACTGCCCTCTACTACACCGTCCTGGCCCTCAAGCTCCTAGCCGCCCTTTCCATGTTCCTCCTCGCCCGCGATCTCGGCACGCGCCTGGGGCGCTTGGGCCGCCGCGCCGCCGCGCCGCAGGCCGAGCCGACCCTCGCCGAGCCCTCTCCCGCGAAGCAAGGCTGGAGGCGCATGCTCTCCCCATCCCGGCTCATCCTGGCCCTGGGGCTTATCGCCTTTCTCCTCTCTGCGCTCCTGGTCCACATCTATGAAAGCGACGTGACCGGCCTATGACCACCGCAATCACAACGCCTCCCCCCAAAGGCGGCTGGTTCAAGCGCGCCAATAAGAAGCTCATCGCCGTTGTCGTCATCGTCATCGTCGCCATCGGCATCCTCATCGGGACGAGCCTTCGCGGCGCGCTCACGTACTACATCACCGTGGACGAGCTGACGGCCAAGGGCGCCGAAGGCTACAACGACCGGGTGCGCGTCGGCGGGCGCGTCCTCAAGGGCACCATCGTGAAAGACGCCCAGAACAACCTGACCTTCTGCATGTACCACAACGAGCCGTCCAACCTTCTGCCCGTGAGCTATAAGGGCGTGGTGCCGGACATCTTCGGCGATGAGACGGACGTCATCGTGGAGGGCAAGCGCCTCCACGACGGCACCTTCCGCGCCATCAAGCTCCTGAGCCAGCACCCGCCCGAGTTCCGCCTCGCCGAGCCTGGCAAACCCCACGCCCCCGTGGACGAAAGAAAGTAGCATAGGGGCATGCACGCCTCCGATATCGGCTTCGTCGCCCTCATCATCGCCATCGTCGCCGCGACCTACGTCGTCTTCGCCGCGCCTATCGGCCTGCGGCGCAGCATCCCCCAGCTCGTCCATAGCGCCCGCAACGCCGTCTATGTCGTCGCCGCCATGATGCTCGCCGCCATCGCGGTCCTCGCCTACTCCCTCATGAGCCACGATTTCGGCGTCGCCTACGTCTCCCGCACCTCCAACCTCGCCCAGCCCTGGTACTACACCCTCGCCGCCGTCTATGGCGGCCAGGCAGGCTCGCTTCTCCTCTGGGCCGTCGGCCTCGGCCTCTTCTCCGCCCTCGCCGTCTGGGCCAACCGCCGCAAGCTGGAAGCCGTCATGCCCTATGCCATGGCGACCCTTATGCTGGTGCAGGTCTTCTTCCTCATCGTCCTCATCTTCCTCTCCAACCCCTTCGAGCGCCTGCCCTTCACGCCGCCTGACGGCCAGGGCCTCAACTCCCTCCTCCGCGACCCGGGCATGCTGGCGCATCCGCCCTTCCTCCTCTCCGGCTATATGTCCTGGACCATCCCCTTCGCCTTCGCCATGGGAGCGCTGATCTCCGGCAAGCTGGACAGCCAGTGGCTCAAGGCAGCCAGACCCTGGATCATCGTCGCCTGGGCCATCCAGGGCACAGGCCTCATCCTGGGCGCCTGGTGGGCCTACCATGTCCTGGGCTGGGGCGGCTATTGGGGCTGGGACCCGGTGGAGAACGTCGCCCTTCTTCCCTGGCTCTGCGGCACGGCGTTCCTTCACTCCATCATCGTGCAGGAGCGGCGGGGCATGCTCAAAAAGTGGAACATGCTCCTTATCCTCATCACCTTCTGCCTCGCCATCTTCGGCACCTTCGTCGTCCGCGGCGGCCTCCTCGCTTCCGTCCACAACTTCGCCACTTCCGCCCTTGGCCCAACCTTCCTCTCCTTCCTCGCCTTCTCCATCGCCGTCAGCCTCTTCTTCTTCTTCCGCAGGCAGTCCCTCCTCCAATCGGAGAACCGCTTCGACTCCGTCATTTCCAAGGAATCGAGCTTCCTGCTCAACAACGTCCTCCTGGTGGGCGTCGCCTTCGCCACCTTCTGGGGCACCATCTTTCCCCTGCTTACCGAAGCCTTCAACGGCTCCAAGATCACCGTCGGCGCCCCTTTCTATGAGAAGGTCAACGGACCGCTCTTTCTTGGCGTCATCATCCTCATGGGCATCGGGCCGCTCCTCGCCTGGAGGCGGGCCGCCTGGCAGAGCATCAAGCGCAACTTCCGCTGGCCCCTCGCCTTCGCCATCCTGTGGGCTGTCGTCATGCTCGCGGCGCTGGGGATACGCAACGGCTGGACGCTCCTTGGCGTCAGCGGGTGTGCCTTCGTCTTCGGCACCGTGGTCCTCGAGTACTACCGGGGCGTGAAGGTGCGCCGCGCAGGCGCCCGGGAAGGCTATCCCCAAGCCGTGGCTGGCCTGGTGAGCAGCAACCGGCGGCGCTACGGCGGCTACATCGTCCACATCGCTATGCTGTTCATCGCCCTCGGCGTCATCGGCGCG contains the following coding sequences:
- a CDS encoding serine hydroxymethyltransferase produces the protein MHISTLLQKHDPQIAEALAHEVERQRKNIVLIASENYASKAVLEMMGSPLTNKYAEGYPGKRYYGGCQFVDVAEQLAIERAKQLFGAEHANVQPHSGAQANMGAYFGLLEVGDTVLGMRLDQGGHLTHGSPVNFSGKYYKFVSYGVDRETELLDYDAVRALAKEHRPKLIVAGATAYPRIIDFKKFREIADEVGAKLMVDMAHPAGIFAAGLHPSPVPYADVVTSSTHKTLRGPRGGMIVSKKALAPAIDKGVFPMAQGGPLMHIVAAKAVAFGEALKPEFKTYQQNVIDNARTLAGELGNRGLRIVSGGTDNHLMLVDLNPIAVTGQQAESALEAVGIVANKNAIPFDPKPPRVTSGLRLGTPAVTSRGFGKGEMVAIARLIAATLRSIGNEQEMAKVKDEVQTIAAKFPVPGLE
- the rpsF gene encoding 30S ribosomal protein S6, whose product is MRNYELVMLVSPEIADDQVNTVVEKVTGYVTTHGGKVAEVKPWGRRRLAYHIGNFQEASYVQANFSMEPKHAKQLQSDLQISEQVIRHLLLNAD
- a CDS encoding single-stranded DNA-binding protein, giving the protein MVGLNKILVIGNVGTEPEMRYTPSGRPITTFRIAATRNYTSGGERKQETEWFTVVAWNQLAEQASNFLKKGRRAYVEGRLRSNQWTGQDGATRFRNEIIADRILFLDRQPAEGQGEEAQAPAPEGGEAVDADDLPF
- the rpsR gene encoding 30S ribosomal protein S18, which produces MNERSSGGGRFGGPRGDKGDRKDGGRGGRPRFFARRKVCSFCVQKTKAIDYKNVDLLQRFVSERGRIDPRRKTGTCARHQRMLTEALKRARHLALLPFTFDHVLESRIIRAPGR
- a CDS encoding threonine synthase, producing MSAPSQGAHKGVLRAYGAYLPLTGKTPLLTLGEGDTPLVRSQNLERELQIGALYFKLEGCNPTGSFKDRGMVMAVAKALEEGSKAIICASTGNTSASAAAYAARAGIQCAVVVPKGNIALGKMAQGMAYGAKVITVEGNFDQALRIVREVSQTRPITLVNSVNPYRIEGQKTAAFEVVDALGEAPDFLCIPVGNAGNITAYWKGFREYHEKKKAKKRPKMMGFQAEGAAPIVRGHPVEVPQTIATAIRIGNPASWKSAVAARDESGGEIGMVSDAEIIEAYGQLARKEGLFCEPASAASFAGLIKLRRSGLDLSKQTVVCILTGHGLKDPDTTTKNVKADIVPIMPDLPALEAALGFR
- the folE gene encoding GTP cyclohydrolase I FolE; translation: MDSPRIKSAVRDIIKSIGEDPKREGLTDTPRRIAEMYEELFAGLKLDPKKELEVGFDEGHQEMVVLKDIPFYSMCEHHFLPFYGIAAVGYLPNGRVVGLSKLARVVEILARRPQLQERLTSQIADTIDEAIKPTGVGVVIKAEHLCMTMRGIKKPGSNMVTSAVRGRFKQSQVTRAEFLSLIQD
- a CDS encoding GNAT family N-acetyltransferase, with product MAFSVHTESFESLQREWRDLAAASPTRSVFTTPAWLHTWWQTQRTGEEPALLAFRDGGRLLGLAPMMRSADAVRLLAATDVCDYHDVLYRPEAEEAFYPALVGAFERHGWLRVELEGIIELSPTLRRLTGAALGKGWTVEQQVDGVSPEIALPASWEAYLESLDGKDRHELKRKLRKLTGAGRVDCFDALDRQPLAEVMTTFATLMRSSREDKAQFLTPERERFFRTLAEAMQKEGWLRVYFLTLDGHVTAASMLFDYDNGFYLYNSGYDTRYAPLSVGLLVKALCMQEAIAKGRKLFNFLRGSEPYKYSLGAKDVRLHKLTLKKG
- a CDS encoding glycosyltransferase family 1 protein is translated as MRIALISVHGCPTARLGAKDTGGMNVLLRETARELGRLGHTVDVYTRTHDVRDPQIVPIGQGARVIHINAGDLATAKRDLAAHLPQFTEHLADYAQSMGLRYELIHAHYWLSAPVAFTLKARWGLPVAVSFHTLGKVQGIVRAGEPDAKDRIPAEEMAVAQADAIVAGSPHEIEQLVNLYGARHDRVSLVPCGFDQSLFKPITRRAARDSLGLNGHKIVLFVGRMERIKGADILLRAVAALDSSLDSQLIVIGGSEADPERRRLQRMARGLGIEHRMLFVDAVPQKDLPLYYSAADVCVVPSFYETFGLVALEALACGTPVIAAKVGGLQHTVSHGKTGYLVPWHCPEPYAEKLEVLLANDHLRESLGQAAQAAAKGQSWEAAAKRVLSVYEGLVKEATRV
- a CDS encoding GNAT family N-acetyltransferase, which translates into the protein MSRLTLRKFTQADFAAYARIVRAARGPGARYTAADAKDYLGQPNLRPRRDCFLAMNVGRAGGYALVVPELPIGRAVIEWGAAPAEARVTAGEALLARCLAHAGGLGAKLAHVSAQGHDREAAALYKRLGFAQVKRQWQMRLDAARWKAPAKAKEGITVRRLQPGEEALVTGIQNRAFGGSWGFAPNVPEELRYRLRMRGSRVQDALILEVKGAPAAYCWTRVNKGKGGATGIIWMIGVDPAYRGQGLGRAMLEASIADLKRRGATAVELTVYADNAPAVELYKAVGFKRIYDIDWWEKRL
- a CDS encoding cytochrome c maturation protein CcmE codes for the protein MTTAITTPPPKGGWFKRANKKLIAVVVIVIVAIGILIGTSLRGALTYYITVDELTAKGAEGYNDRVRVGGRVLKGTIVKDAQNNLTFCMYHNEPSNLLPVSYKGVVPDIFGDETDVIVEGKRLHDGTFRAIKLLSQHPPEFRLAEPGKPHAPVDERK
- a CDS encoding heme lyase CcmF/NrfE family subunit; protein product: MHASDIGFVALIIAIVAATYVVFAAPIGLRRSIPQLVHSARNAVYVVAAMMLAAIAVLAYSLMSHDFGVAYVSRTSNLAQPWYYTLAAVYGGQAGSLLLWAVGLGLFSALAVWANRRKLEAVMPYAMATLMLVQVFFLIVLIFLSNPFERLPFTPPDGQGLNSLLRDPGMLAHPPFLLSGYMSWTIPFAFAMGALISGKLDSQWLKAARPWIIVAWAIQGTGLILGAWWAYHVLGWGGYWGWDPVENVALLPWLCGTAFLHSIIVQERRGMLKKWNMLLILITFCLAIFGTFVVRGGLLASVHNFATSALGPTFLSFLAFSIAVSLFFFFRRQSLLQSENRFDSVISKESSFLLNNVLLVGVAFATFWGTIFPLLTEAFNGSKITVGAPFYEKVNGPLFLGVIILMGIGPLLAWRRAAWQSIKRNFRWPLAFAILWAVVMLAALGIRNGWTLLGVSGCAFVFGTVVLEYYRGVKVRRAGAREGYPQAVAGLVSSNRRRYGGYIVHIAMLFIALGVIGANLHQKEQAVTLAKGESTAIGDYTLVYTAFREYRSGDSTIDEAELDIFKGGKKIGVAHPRRQTIDNQESQPTSRIAIRSTPKEDLYVLLAAWDDKVATFTIFVNPLVMWLWIGGGVFLLGTVIAVWPERQVARAAAREPAGAAVSKA